In the genome of Aequorivita sp. H23M31, the window GAAGGGAATACTGGGGAGCTTTTAACAAGGATGCGAATATTCCAGATTATGAAAGCTTCACGCCGTTTTTAGATTCGTTGGCGCAACATAGTTTGATTTTTTCCAATGCCTATGCCAATGGAAGTAAGTCAATTCACGGAATGTCATCCGTGCTGGCTGGAATTCCTTCCTTTAAAAACGCATTTACATCTTCTTCCTATTCCAAGCAGGATATTGAATCATTAGTTTCAACTTTGGAAGATATGGGATACGACACTTCCTTTTTTCACGGCGCTCCCAATGGTTCAATGGGATTCTTGGGCTTTGGAAATATTTTAGGTTTCGATCATTATTATGGAAAGACAGAATATAACAATGACGAAGATTTTGATGGTTCATGGGGAATTTGGGACGAACCTTTCTTTCAGTTTATGAAAACAACTTTGGATGAAAAGACAGATCCTTTCTTTGCAACTATTTTTACCGTATCCTCACATGAGCCTTATATAATTCCCGAGAAGTATGAAGGTAAATTCCCCAAGGGATATAGGCCTATGCACCAGACTGTTGGTTATACAGATTATGCTTTCAAAAAATTCTTTGAGTCGGCACGGAAAGAACCTTGGTTTGATAATACCATATTTGTAATTACGGCAGATCACAGTAATCAGATTTATTTTACTGATTTTTACGGAAAAGTAATGAACCGATCTGCAATTCCTATCTTAATTTATAAGCCGGATGGAACTTTTGTAGGAGACAATAAGGATCTCGCACAACAAATAGATATATATCCAACGTTATTGGATATTATTGGTTATTCCAAACCTTTTAGAAGTTGGGGACGCAGCTTGGTAGGGGACAAGATAGAACCTCCATTTGTTATGAATGGTACTGATTATTATCAACTTCAGAGAGGAAATTATATTTGTATATTTGACGGCGAAAAAGCCATCGGCTTTTATGATATTGAAGACAAGGGCCTTACAAAAAACCTTATTGCCAATAGAAATGCAGAAATGGACGAATGTGAATTGTTTTGCAAAGCTTTTCTACAGGATTATTACGAAAGAATTGTAGATAAGAAATTATAACTGCTCTAAAACTGAATGAAATGAAAAAGATAGCATTAATTGTTATTGCAATTATTCTAATAATAGCGGGTAAATATGTTTATGATACAAATATCAAACATAATTTTAAGCCGGTTACCGAAGGTAAGGTTTATAAATCTGGAACTTTACCTCCGGACGAATTGCCTGAGTATATTGAAAAATATAACATAAAAAGCGTAATCGATCTTAGATTTCCAGGCACAGACGATTTGATAAACAATCCCGAAATCCCTGAACAATTATTGGCAGAAAAAAATGCTCTAGAAAAAATCCCTGGGGTTAATTACTATAATATTGGATCAGAACAGATTCCCGAAGACGAGACGGTAGAAAGGTTTCTTAAGGTTATGGACGACAGTCTAAATTATCCTGTGCTTATCCATTGCCACCACGGTGAAGGCCGGGCGGTTTTATTCTCTGCGATTTACCGCATGGAATATGAAGATATGCCCAATGAAGAAGCTCGAGAAAATAGTCGCGTTATTGTTAAGTTCGGAAATTTTGACCACGGCACCGCCAAAGGTGAATATGTAAAGAATTACAAAAGAAGAAGGCTATCTGAAAAAAATGCTTCTCTTTCCGAGTAATCTTCTTAAAACCTTTTTCTTCGGCAATTATTTTTTTTTTGAAAATTCTTTCCATAAATCCGTGGCCCAATTTTAGAATTCTTTGCTTAAAAAAGGCCATTGACGGAATTTAATTTCATTGGGTCTTGAAAACTAAAATCCATTTCATTGTTAATCCTATTTCCGGCAAGGGAAAAAATGAACTCTGTCCTACCTTGTTGGCAACCTATTTTCCGGAAGCTGATTACGATTTGGTTATTAAGAAAACGGAATTTGCAAACCATGCAACGCAATTAACCAATTCTTCCATGGAGGAAGAGGCGGAAATTATTGTGGCCTGTGGCGGTGACGGTACGATTAATGAAGTAGCCTCTTGTGTGGTAAATACCTCTATTGTTTTAGGAATCTTACCAATGGGCTCGGGAAATGGTCTGGCCTCCAATCTTAAAATTCCGAAAAACAGGGGAAAAGGTTTAAGTATTATCAGAAATCGGAATATCACTTCTATAGATACAGCTACTATAAATGGGAGTCCTTTTTTCAGTAATACAGGAGTGGGTTTTGATGCTCATGTTATTTCTGATTATGAGGAAAAAGCTAGGAGGCGGTTATTTAGTTATGTGCAATCTACCTTTAGAACCTTGAAGAAATTCAATACTGGTCCAGTGGAAGTAAGCTGTGATGGTTTTAGGGAAACGTTTTCACCTTTTCTACTATTCGTTTCCAATTCGAATGAAATGGGATACAAAATGAGTTTAACACCGAAAGCATCACTGCAAGATGGATTGCTAGATTTAATAATTGTTCCTAAGCTCTCGCGATTGAAACTCATTTATTTTACAATCTTGTTTCTTTTTAAAAAACATCATTGGATGAAGGAAGTTAAATTTAAACAAGTAAATAAATTGAAAATTAAAAGTTTGGACGATACTGTTTTGAAAATACAAAAAGATGGAGGACTTTTCGTTCCGGATAGTCCTGACATTGAAATCGTGCTGTATCCAGAAAATTTGAAAGTGTGCGTACCCTAGTTTTTGAATAGCTCAAAAGTTAGGAGTTTTCATATTTATTTTAATTCTGGTATCAACCTGTTTTTATGGCGAGCAATTTCTCTGCCGCCGAGAAAGGAGTAGTTTTATTTTCATCAATTGCTTGTAATTGTTTTTCCATCTCCTTTTTAACCACTGGATTTGAATAAAACTCAATTTTTAGTTGACTTTCAATTGTTTGCATAAGCCAGAATTTATTCTGGTCTTGCCGTTTACGCTCAAAGAAATTATTTTTTTTTGCTATTATAAAGTATTCTAGGATCGTCTCCCATATCTCCATTATCCCTTCATTTTTAAGGGAACTGCACATTAGGGTTTTGGGTCTCCATCCACTTTCTTTTTTAGGGTAGAGGTGAAGGGCCCGCGCAAATTCATTTTTGGCCAGTTTTGCTGCCTTCAGATTATCCCCATCAGCTTTATTGATGACAATGGAATCTGCCATTTCCATAATTCCGCGTTTAATTCCCTGGAGCTCATCGCCCGCACCGGCGAGTTTTAATAGCAGAAAGAAATCTACCATAGAGTGTACGGTAGTTTCGCTCTGGCCCACTCCAACAGTTTCAACAAGGATCACATTAAAACCAGCAGCTTCGCAAAGAATTATAGTTTCACGTGTCTTTCTGGCTACTCCGCCTAAGGTGTCCCCACTCGCAGAAGGACGAATAAAGGCATTTTCTTCCTTGGTCAGTTCTTCCATTCGGGTTTTGTCACCCAAAATACTACCCCTGCTTATAGAGCTGCTTGGATCGACAGTTAGTGCTGCTAGCCGTTTCCCTTGAGAAATAAGTAATTTCCCAAAACTTTCTATAAAGGTGCTTTTTCCTACTCCGGGAACACCCGTAATTCCGATTCGAATTGACTTGTTGGCATACGGTAGACATTTTTCAATAATTTCTTGAGCCAAATGTTGATGTTTTTTGGCAGTGCTTTCTATAATAGTAATGGCTTGGCTTAAAGCCACCTGGTCCTTAGCAAGAATTCGGTCGACCAGGTCTTCAATCGAGAGCTTTCTCGATCTCATGGATTTAAGTCGTGCGGCCATTTGCACATTCAAGGAAGGGGGTTGGTCCACTCCCATTTTTTCGTTCAATGCACCTGTATTTCTTGATTTTTCTGACACGAAGTGAATTTAGGACAAATTTATGAATATGTTTTTTATTAACTGTTACGAAGGTAGTATCTTGAAAATTAATAACCATAAAAGAAACAAAAGAATGAAAACCTTATATGAAGCTTCCTCCACGGCCGTTGGTGGCAGAAAAGGCCACGTTAAAACAGAGGATGGTAAAATAGATATGGATCTTTCCGTACCTAAGGGATTGGGCGGAGATGGTGGCAAGGGAACAAACCCCGAACAACTATTTGGAAGTGCCTATGCGTCTTGTTTTGGAGGGGCAATCCAAATGGTAGCCGAAAGCAAAAAGATTGAACTGGGAGAAGATATGAGCGTCACCGCCAATATTGAAATTGGAAAGACCAAAGATGGAGATCTGCAGTTAAAAGCCATCTTGGACTGTTATCTTCCGGGTGTGGACGTTGAAACAGGGGAGGAACTGGTTAATAAAGCTCACGAAGTATGCCCTTATTCTCGGGCAACCCGCGACAATATTACTGTTACTCTGAATCTGCTTCTCGACGAATAAAAAACTTCTAAAAATAATGAAGCCCCAAATTTGGGGCTTTTTTCATTATATGGCTTTTAGGTTGATCACTTTTCCGCCATCGGGTTCTTTAGGTTTATTCTCTTTTTTTTCCACATTCTCCGTCTCTAGCTCCTTAAACGGACTTTTCTTGGTCTGTTGTGCGGCTTGTTTAACGTACCACTGCAATTGGAATTTGTGCTTTTCAAGGATTTCAAGAATTCCGTCAGGCAATTCCCGACGTTCTAAAAGCTCATCGTAACGTTTAATGTTGTTTCGATCGCGGCTTATACAGGAATCGATAAGAGCTTGGGCATCAAAATGCTCCAATGCGTCTTTGATTTCTTCCCAAGTGCGGTCTAGATTTCCTTTGTCGGATTCCTGCTTGAGTGGTTCAATATCCCTTGCATGCAGTTCGTTGGAGATGTCATGGCTCATTCTATTGCGCTCAACAGCCATATAATTCAGGAAGCGTTTTAAACTTGTGGTCTGGGCATCCTGGGCAGCATTGTAATACAATTTCTCTGCTTCAAAACAAGCTACCAATAAACGGTTGAGCTTATCAAAATCTGCGTATTTCTGTTTCATACCGTTCATGTTTATTCAAAGTTAGTATAAATATTGACATTCCAAAATTCAAGTTATTAAATGTTTTCTTAAAAGAAGTTTATATATTTTCCTCGTTCAATACAATCTTCACAATTTTCAAAAACCGAGCCATATACTTGAGATTTGGACGTAGCGGAGAAATAAAATTTCATTCGTTAAACTCCTACTATTTGAAATTAAAAAACCCTTTTCTAGAAAATTAGAAAAGGGTTTTGGGGATATTTAATAGGGGATATTAAATGGGTTTATTAAATGTAAATTATAGAATTAGGGTATTAATATTTTTATTGTTGAAGTATAGACTCTTAATTAAAAAGGTGTTTTTTTTCAATGTTAAGATGGAAGAAAATTAGAGGCGCAAAGTAGAATTAATCTCACATTAATAAAAGGAAGTGTCTTTCGGAATTCGGAATTCCTACAGCATTTTAGGTGTAAGACACTGTAATACAGCGGATTATCCCTGAGCGTTTAAGTCAGTTTGAGAGAGTAAATAAGATTCTTAATTAGATTTTTAATCTATTGGTAAGAGATTTTAGGCGTTTTTGGGAAAGAATTATTGAGCGCATTAGAAGGATAAACGTTACTAAAATTAATATCGAAAATATTATTTTGATCGTTTTTGTTTTTTTTTCTAACTGCGCAGTTTTCTCCGAATTGAGGGATATTAAATCCATAATGGATTCATCTACTGTTTTCCTTTCCGTTCTTTTAATCTCATTATGCATCCTAATACTTTGATTGCGATAATGGGAATAGTGTTCAAAATCACCGGTTGCCAGATAATTTGCCGATAGTGCATCATACAATTCTCTGTTTAAAACCTTATCACCTACCTTTTCGGTATTCTTTAAGGTTTCAGTTAGCAAATTAATGGACTTTAAATATTCGCCCTTGACGGTATAGACCTGGGCAAGACCTTTTTCTGCAAATGCAATTGCGCTTATGGCATTGGCTTTTTTGGCATAATCCAGAGACAAATGAAAGTTGTTTTCAGCTTCATCGATTTTTCCCAACTCAACCAAACAATCTCCGCGACTGTAATAAGAGATACTTATATTGGCATTACCGCCGGGAGAATCGGGAAACTTTTTATAATCTTCAATACCTTTTTCAAAATAATTTAAAGCAATCTCGCAACTCATCTGATCACGGTATACAAAACCTCTCAGCAAATTATTGATTCCAAGATTTCTGGATTTTGTTTCACCTTCGGGTAATTTATTGATGGTTTCTAAAGCCCGGTCCAAATATAAAATTGCCTTATCGTAAATCTGAAGTTCTTGGTATAGACCGCCAATTCTATTAAAAAGGTTTATGCGAAGATTGACATTTTTTAAATTGGGCAATAGATCCATAGCCGATAGAGCATAATCCATGGCTTTTTCATATTCTCTTTTCGAGGAATATGCCGTAGAAATTATTAAGATGGCCCTAATTTTATCGTCCGCAGTTGCACCGGATTTATCGAGGAGTTCTTTGGCGATTTTAATGGAAATATCTGGGTTTTCATAAATCTGTTGAGTGGCGTATGTAAAAAGAGTATCACCATCCGCTTGGGCTTTTAAACCCAATGATAGTAAGAGCAACATAACCGCCAATATAGATTTTATATGAAAGTACAAATTACCCATCTTTCTAATTGTTTTCTGCCAACATCTCTTTCTTACTTTTTAAAATGCTTATAAAACGGGTAGGAGGAATCCCCGTAATTTGTTTGAACACCGTTGCAAATACACTATGAGAGGAGAAACCACTTTCCTCGGCTAGATAACTTATTTTATATTGTAAATATGTAGGATCATTTTTAAGTTTATCGATTATATAATTAATCCGCAATTCATTTATATAAGCATTAAAATTTTTTCCTTTATGCGAATTGACCACTTCGGAAAGGTACTTAGTATTGGTATCGAACTGGAGTGCTAATCGTGAAAGTGAGGTATCCTGATTTGTGAAACTTGTAGTATTTTCGAATTCTTCCAATTTCTCCACGAGAATGTCTTTCATTTCCTTAGGTATAACCGAGGATTTTGCTGTGGTACTAACTGATGGAACAGTTTCCAATGGTTTTTGCTTGCTATCAAAATATTTAATAAAACTTTGGTACTGATTAATCTGTATGCGATATCGCCAAACAAACAGCTGCCAAATTAACAGAACTACTAAAAAAACACCACCAAAAACCTTTAGAATTAGGGAGTAATTACTTTCCGCTTTGGTCAATACCGTTCCTTGATAATCACTTGTAAAGTTAAAAGCGGTATTAACAGCATTTTTTTCGTGCTCATTTATTGTATTCTCTAATGAAGTAGTTATTTTATTCTGACGAGTGAAGTCATCCACATTTCCCAAGGCCAAATAATTATCCGCAAGGATTTCTGAAATGGAATGCTGTATCGAAATATTATTAAATTTCTCGGCCAATTGTTGTGCTACGTTTAGTGCATCAATAGACTTAAAATGGTCTCTTTCAAGAAAAAAATATTTTCCATATTCCAGCATGTACATCATCTCCAGAAAGTTTCCGGATTTTAAGCTCCTACTTTCTGCATTGGCACTTTCTAAAAAATAAGGAACGGTATCCAATTTTAATTCTTTTAAAAAGATGGATGCTATTTGTAGATCAATTAATCCAATCTGGAATGAGTGTTTGGTGGACTGGACTTTCTTAAATTCCCGCTTGGCGGAATCTAGTTTCAAAATGTAATTCTCGCTATTTTCCTCAGAATGTGGGCCAATATTGTATTCAATCATTTTTCCTTTAAACCAATTGAGCGTGTTTGGATTTATGGTTCTTTGGGAGGCACTAATCGCCTTATCCATAAATTTTTGTGCCAATTCGTTCAGCTCAAGTTCTTTAAGGATTCTAGTGAGTAGTACATTGATTTTCAATTGCGTATCGTCTGCATTTTGGAATTCATCCTGCGAAAATTGAAATCCCACTTTCAACGCTTCATCATAGTTACCTTGTATGTAGTAACTGCGAATCAAAATGTATGCAGCCTCTATGAGCTCATTTTCATTATCGGATTTATTTGACACAAATTCCGCAATGCGGATGGATTCCTTCGGATCAGAATAAATCGTGTTTTCAGCTTGTGCCAATAGTTTGGTGGTGTTTTCCTGAGCTTGGGAAAAACCGGAGAAAAGGAATAAAATTAATATGGCGCAGACCAATCGCATTAATTAGGAGTTTGGGAGAGTAAAAGTAATTACAATAGCAGCAATCAGGAAATTATTTATTTAAATTGAAAACCCGCAATGGTTTTCTAAGGTGGGTAGATTAAGATATAAAATTAATCGCTCCCAAAATCATATTGAAGGCGGCACTTTCTAAAATTAAAAACTAACTATGAAAAATTGATCGTTTCTTCGGGTTGTGAAAGAAAAATAGATTCAGCATTTTTATATATATCGAGAAAATCACCATTTTCCTGCGCTAAAACAGCAGAGCTAAAAGTGAGTAAAAGATATGTAAAAAAATAACCTTCGCATTTCATATGGAATTGAGTCCACAATTTACGGAAAGATATTTTAGAAGAAATAAAACTTAATAGTGAAGTATTATATGACGGAACACTATTTTTTCCGAACAAAAAAAGCAGCAATCACGGAGATTACAATCCCAAATCCAAAAAGTCCGAAAGCGGATTGCCAACGGTAATTATTGATATGGAGTACATCATTCATTTTTGAGCGCTCCATCAAGTCATTGGTAACCGAAGATTCAGCTACGGTGTTAAAAATTTCGGGCGTAAAAAAATTGTAGGCTATGTATTGTGTAATAGGAGATAGTAGGGCGACAAAAACACTAATAATCAATCCTGAAATAAAACCTTGGCTCCAAGTCATTTTTCGGTCATAAACCCTTCTTCTTTTTTCGCGCAAAGCAAGAAGATAAAAAAGAATAGCGAATGGTGTAAAAAGAAGAGTGAGCCACCAAAAATTTTGGATACTTTCATCCTGCCATCCCATAGTTTTTTCTAAAAGAATCCAGCATAATAGAGCAATACTGAATATTACCGCCCATTTTATTTCAATGTAGATTTTTTTCATTCCGAAAAAGAGTTATGAGATAAAAAAGATGAATCTAAGTAAGCAGAAAGTGTTTGCATATAAAATTGAAGGTTATTCTAGGAGGTTTGAGGGAAATAAGGTGTTTATTAAAGTGTAAGGATAGACATTTTTTATATAATCCCCAACGCGTAAATGTATTACACTTTTATTTCTGGGTTTACAGGATTATATTTGGGTAAAGATCAGTAGCTTCACATTTTGGTTGTCAACATTACCGATAGAGAGCTCTACTTTTTCAGGAGTTAATGAGATAATATCCCAAACTCCAATAATTCTATCAAAAGGAACGGTACCTTGAAACTGAAGCAGTAACTGCTCTCCGTCCACTGCTGTTGTTGAATATTCCCAAGTTCCATTTTCCGTAAATAAGTCGTTTTGCCCAAAAACAGTTCCGTCTGTCTTAAAAGTAAAGATAAAACTTTCAAAATCAATGGTCTGGTCTCCGTTGTCGTAAAAATTACTGACAATCCATTCTCCTTGGGGAAGTATGGTTTTTATTTTTTCAAATTTTGTTGTAACTACATCACCTGCGTCGTCATCTGAAC includes:
- a CDS encoding LTA synthase family protein, whose amino-acid sequence is MRSFFRINEYLVLLYRLLLAYVFYFIARWLFFIYNKSILNVDSFGQFLKLAYYGLAFDTTAILYLNALFVLLSILPLFINTTRGYQKFLFYTYFIFNLAGYALNFVDFIYYKYTFARTTIVVWDLLEHESNGLNMFFRFLVSYWHVYLLFFLMAFLWIYLYKRVRVKPAIRPIRKIPYLLSSLIGIAIIGILMIGGIRGGDFKKSTRPINMLDASRHVDKIEHSDIVLNTPFAFIRTFNANTFKKAHFDIPENTIENLLHPIKHYTNNPRTTPNIVLFITESYGREYWGAFNKDANIPDYESFTPFLDSLAQHSLIFSNAYANGSKSIHGMSSVLAGIPSFKNAFTSSSYSKQDIESLVSTLEDMGYDTSFFHGAPNGSMGFLGFGNILGFDHYYGKTEYNNDEDFDGSWGIWDEPFFQFMKTTLDEKTDPFFATIFTVSSHEPYIIPEKYEGKFPKGYRPMHQTVGYTDYAFKKFFESARKEPWFDNTIFVITADHSNQIYFTDFYGKVMNRSAIPILIYKPDGTFVGDNKDLAQQIDIYPTLLDIIGYSKPFRSWGRSLVGDKIEPPFVMNGTDYYQLQRGNYICIFDGEKAIGFYDIEDKGLTKNLIANRNAEMDECELFCKAFLQDYYERIVDKKL
- a CDS encoding dual specificity protein phosphatase family protein, encoding MKKIALIVIAIILIIAGKYVYDTNIKHNFKPVTEGKVYKSGTLPPDELPEYIEKYNIKSVIDLRFPGTDDLINNPEIPEQLLAEKNALEKIPGVNYYNIGSEQIPEDETVERFLKVMDDSLNYPVLIHCHHGEGRAVLFSAIYRMEYEDMPNEEARENSRVIVKFGNFDHGTAKGEYVKNYKRRRLSEKNASLSE
- a CDS encoding diacylglycerol/lipid kinase family protein, with the protein product MKTKIHFIVNPISGKGKNELCPTLLATYFPEADYDLVIKKTEFANHATQLTNSSMEEEAEIIVACGGDGTINEVASCVVNTSIVLGILPMGSGNGLASNLKIPKNRGKGLSIIRNRNITSIDTATINGSPFFSNTGVGFDAHVISDYEEKARRRLFSYVQSTFRTLKKFNTGPVEVSCDGFRETFSPFLLFVSNSNEMGYKMSLTPKASLQDGLLDLIIVPKLSRLKLIYFTILFLFKKHHWMKEVKFKQVNKLKIKSLDDTVLKIQKDGGLFVPDSPDIEIVLYPENLKVCVP
- the meaB gene encoding methylmalonyl Co-A mutase-associated GTPase MeaB — translated: MSEKSRNTGALNEKMGVDQPPSLNVQMAARLKSMRSRKLSIEDLVDRILAKDQVALSQAITIIESTAKKHQHLAQEIIEKCLPYANKSIRIGITGVPGVGKSTFIESFGKLLISQGKRLAALTVDPSSSISRGSILGDKTRMEELTKEENAFIRPSASGDTLGGVARKTRETIILCEAAGFNVILVETVGVGQSETTVHSMVDFFLLLKLAGAGDELQGIKRGIMEMADSIVINKADGDNLKAAKLAKNEFARALHLYPKKESGWRPKTLMCSSLKNEGIMEIWETILEYFIIAKKNNFFERKRQDQNKFWLMQTIESQLKIEFYSNPVVKKEMEKQLQAIDENKTTPFSAAEKLLAIKTG
- a CDS encoding organic hydroperoxide resistance protein, with the translated sequence MKTLYEASSTAVGGRKGHVKTEDGKIDMDLSVPKGLGGDGGKGTNPEQLFGSAYASCFGGAIQMVAESKKIELGEDMSVTANIEIGKTKDGDLQLKAILDCYLPGVDVETGEELVNKAHEVCPYSRATRDNITVTLNLLLDE
- a CDS encoding DUF2383 domain-containing protein, with the protein product MKQKYADFDKLNRLLVACFEAEKLYYNAAQDAQTTSLKRFLNYMAVERNRMSHDISNELHARDIEPLKQESDKGNLDRTWEEIKDALEHFDAQALIDSCISRDRNNIKRYDELLERRELPDGILEILEKHKFQLQWYVKQAAQQTKKSPFKELETENVEKKENKPKEPDGGKVINLKAI
- a CDS encoding tetratricopeptide repeat protein, producing the protein MLLLLSLGLKAQADGDTLFTYATQQIYENPDISIKIAKELLDKSGATADDKIRAILIISTAYSSKREYEKAMDYALSAMDLLPNLKNVNLRINLFNRIGGLYQELQIYDKAILYLDRALETINKLPEGETKSRNLGINNLLRGFVYRDQMSCEIALNYFEKGIEDYKKFPDSPGGNANISISYYSRGDCLVELGKIDEAENNFHLSLDYAKKANAISAIAFAEKGLAQVYTVKGEYLKSINLLTETLKNTEKVGDKVLNRELYDALSANYLATGDFEHYSHYRNQSIRMHNEIKRTERKTVDESIMDLISLNSEKTAQLEKKTKTIKIIFSILILVTFILLMRSIILSQKRLKSLTNRLKI
- a CDS encoding helix-turn-helix domain-containing protein; amino-acid sequence: MRLVCAILILFLFSGFSQAQENTTKLLAQAENTIYSDPKESIRIAEFVSNKSDNENELIEAAYILIRSYYIQGNYDEALKVGFQFSQDEFQNADDTQLKINVLLTRILKELELNELAQKFMDKAISASQRTINPNTLNWFKGKMIEYNIGPHSEENSENYILKLDSAKREFKKVQSTKHSFQIGLIDLQIASIFLKELKLDTVPYFLESANAESRSLKSGNFLEMMYMLEYGKYFFLERDHFKSIDALNVAQQLAEKFNNISIQHSISEILADNYLALGNVDDFTRQNKITTSLENTINEHEKNAVNTAFNFTSDYQGTVLTKAESNYSLILKVFGGVFLVVLLIWQLFVWRYRIQINQYQSFIKYFDSKQKPLETVPSVSTTAKSSVIPKEMKDILVEKLEEFENTTSFTNQDTSLSRLALQFDTNTKYLSEVVNSHKGKNFNAYINELRINYIIDKLKNDPTYLQYKISYLAEESGFSSHSVFATVFKQITGIPPTRFISILKSKKEMLAENN
- a CDS encoding DUF4199 domain-containing protein encodes the protein MKKIYIEIKWAVIFSIALLCWILLEKTMGWQDESIQNFWWLTLLFTPFAILFYLLALREKRRRVYDRKMTWSQGFISGLIISVFVALLSPITQYIAYNFFTPEIFNTVAESSVTNDLMERSKMNDVLHINNYRWQSAFGLFGFGIVISVIAAFFVRKK